In Lolium rigidum isolate FL_2022 chromosome 7, APGP_CSIRO_Lrig_0.1, whole genome shotgun sequence, the DNA window ATCAAGCTCCATTGGTTTGGGCAGAAATTCATCAGCGCCGACCCTCATGAACGCCTCTTGGGCATTATCGCCAACCGATACTCCAACAATCTTCACATGAATTTCTCCCAAAGCACGGATCTTCTCAATTGCCTACCAAATAACACAAGAAGTACATTTTCAAGCAAACTATTCAGCAAAAATAAATAGCTATTTTTCCACATGGAAGAAACGGAAAACTAATACCTCAGGCCCAGACATTACGGGCATGTCCTTGTCACAAAAAATAATTTCAAACTTCTTCCCCTCGAGGAACATTTGCACTGCTTCTTTCCCATTCTTAGCCGTAGTAATCTCGCAGTTGAATTTACGCAGCATGGCGGAGAGAATCATGGTCTCAACAGCCGAATCCTCAACAATAAGTGCCTTAACCGGCGATCCTTCAACGTAGGATGTCATGATCGGCTAAACAAACTACAAAAGAATACATATATTTGTTATGTCCGATCCATGCAATGCATCTAAGGTGATAGTTACAGGGTATTctcaataaaaataaacaaaaaaatcatAATCAAAATTAGTATCCGAAACGTTGTGCATGAATATCCAGTGAGCAAGTTTAGTTGCAAAATCATaagaaataattcttaaaaataatCTAGAAGTTAAGCATGCACTTCAAGTACATATCAGTTGATGGAAATATATGCTAGATCTGGTAGGAAGCTCAAATAATTAGATGTTGCTATTGCAAGACGTGTGCAAAATTTATTATTACTCAGGACGGGAAGACCAGAAAATCTATATTTGCATATAATAGGATAAGAAAAAAGTCAAAAAATAATATTAAAAGACAAAGAGAACATTGTTCTACACATGAATAACTTGTCATGTTCTTTTCTGCAATAAGTAGAACCAAAAACGTCGTAAGGAAGACCGCATCATAGGAAAGAAACGATGAAAAATACAACATATGGGTGCATATGCATGGTTGCACCTCTAACAATCTCTTCTATGCAGGCATAACAAAATAAACTAATACATGATGATGATTGCAAGgcaaaaacaaagagaaaaaatAGGGACCTCAAAGCTTGCTAGAGCTTTTGGCAAACGAGGTCAAAGGAAATGTAGTTGGCGCTTTTTTTATCTTGTTGCTTCAGGCTTTGGTGTTGTGTGCCGTGTACGCCTCTACGCCTAGGTATTTATAGAGAGAAACGAGAGGAGCACCACCCCAAGGCTGGCCGATCTCAGCCATTCATTTGAAAATTATGTTCGTTCTCGCGTGCAAATATCTCCACCGTTTCACATGGAAATACAAAATGGAGAACTAATGTTGATATTGCCAATATCTTTTGTTATAAATGATACATATATTTTTCGTATTTCCCGATACTGCTCACAGATGTATATCTTATTAAATCGCTGATTATTGCACCGCAGAAGATCACAGTATGTATAAATATGTATGGCTTCACATGCTATCGTTGCTAGATATCAAAATGGAATTATAAATCATTTATTGTTTTGCCATCAATAACATAAATGGTTGTTCACCTGTTATTGTGGTGATTAGTTCAAGTATGGCAACAAAACCTTAGTATGAATGTGCCCATGATAGATATCAAACGACAATTAAGAATATATTGCATCTGGTGTATTCCAGATCGATCGCATATTAGTTTGCTCCATCGTTAGATTATCTTAATCTCACATCTATAATTTCACCGAAATATACGCACAGAGGCTTAATCAACATAAACAAAGATGAATTTAACATATTGTATATATGCTACCACTAAAGGTGCTAAGAGATAACTAATTATGTCGTACATATGACCACGACAAGTGCTACAAGATTGCACGAAGACCTGGGTTTACCCACGTCCAAcctctccggagagtaaaaggcttaCT includes these proteins:
- the LOC124672970 gene encoding two-component response regulator ORR42-like translates to MTSYVEGSPVKALIVEDSAVETMILSAMLRKFNCEITTAKNGKEAVQMFLEGKKFEIIFCDKDMPVMSGPEAIEKIRALGEIHVKIVGVSVGDNAQEAFMRVGADEFLPKPMELDVVGAIIQEIIKKKKNNDTV